A genomic window from Ideonella sp. WA131b includes:
- a CDS encoding response regulator: MLAADATVLWVNRAWRQFSACNGGNETATVEGSNYLAVCDSASGMQSTEAPAFGALLREVLAGRRAHFEIEYPCHSPTELRWFVAAAALIEGPGPGRVVVSHQSVTARRLADARERERQRLEALGALAGGIAHDFNNVLGAVLGHTALLLEGPPEHGEEQEPLRHIQRAALRGRDLVRRVLAFGRGPATTAEPLALAPLLEETLALLATSRPAGAGLALEVAAGAEALWVRGDATDLQQALMNLVHNGWLALQGRPGTVTVALRAAGLGNAEIQVADTGCGIPAELRERIFEPFFTTRPVGEGAGLGLAQVHGMAVRMGGRVDVRSEPGVGSVFTLTLPLCEAPAGAAEPARAEEPAAAGAPAATLLLVDDDETVGLAHAALLTRAGHHVLRTTSAHGALREIDRHGAGLGALVSDQTMPEMSGLDLCRAARLQLPSLPLIIVTGYIDSSLRSGAAALGVRLVPKEDAFESLVPAVASALRPSTLREPWPRPE, translated from the coding sequence GTGCTGGCCGCCGACGCCACCGTGCTGTGGGTCAACCGCGCTTGGCGCCAGTTCAGCGCCTGCAACGGTGGTAACGAGACTGCCACGGTAGAAGGTAGCAACTATCTGGCCGTGTGTGACTCGGCCAGCGGCATGCAGTCCACCGAGGCGCCTGCCTTCGGTGCCCTGTTGCGCGAAGTGCTGGCGGGCCGGCGGGCACACTTCGAGATCGAGTACCCCTGTCATTCGCCCACCGAATTGCGCTGGTTCGTCGCTGCGGCGGCGCTGATTGAAGGCCCGGGGCCCGGGCGCGTGGTCGTGTCGCACCAGTCCGTCACGGCGCGACGCCTGGCCGACGCTCGCGAGCGCGAGCGCCAGCGGCTGGAGGCCCTCGGCGCGTTGGCCGGCGGCATCGCGCATGACTTCAACAACGTGCTGGGCGCCGTGCTCGGCCACACCGCGCTGCTGCTGGAGGGCCCGCCGGAACACGGCGAAGAGCAGGAGCCGCTTCGGCACATCCAGCGCGCCGCGCTGCGCGGGCGCGACCTCGTGCGCCGCGTCCTCGCGTTCGGGCGTGGGCCTGCCACGACAGCCGAGCCGTTGGCCCTGGCACCGCTGCTGGAAGAGACACTGGCACTGCTGGCCACCAGCCGCCCGGCCGGGGCGGGGCTGGCCCTGGAAGTGGCGGCCGGCGCCGAGGCGCTGTGGGTGCGAGGCGATGCGACCGACCTTCAGCAGGCGCTGATGAACCTGGTGCACAACGGCTGGCTGGCGCTTCAGGGACGGCCCGGCACGGTGACAGTGGCGCTGCGCGCGGCAGGCCTTGGCAACGCCGAAATCCAGGTGGCCGACACCGGTTGCGGCATCCCCGCAGAGTTGCGCGAGCGCATCTTCGAACCGTTCTTCACCACGCGGCCGGTCGGCGAAGGTGCCGGACTGGGGCTGGCCCAGGTTCACGGCATGGCCGTGCGCATGGGCGGCCGAGTCGATGTGCGCTCCGAGCCGGGCGTTGGCAGTGTCTTCACGCTGACCCTGCCTCTGTGCGAGGCTCCGGCCGGGGCAGCGGAACCCGCCCGGGCCGAGGAGCCGGCCGCCGCCGGGGCGCCCGCCGCCACCTTGCTCCTCGTGGACGATGACGAGACGGTGGGTCTGGCCCACGCCGCACTGCTGACACGTGCCGGCCACCACGTGCTGCGCACAACCAGCGCTCACGGCGCCTTGCGCGAGATCGATCGCCACGGTGCCGGACTGGGCGCACTGGTGAGCGACCAGACGATGCCCGAAATGTCCGGCCTTGATCTCTGCCGCGCTGCGCGGTTGCAGCTGCCCTCACTGCCGCTGATCATCGTCACGGGCTACATCGACAGCTCCCTGCGCAGCGGCGCAGCGGCGCTCGGTGTCCGGCTGGTGCCCAAAGAGGACGCCTTCGAGTCGCTGGTGCCCGCTGTCGCATCAGCGCTGCGGCCGTCCACCCTGAGAGAGCCCTGGCCTCGCCCGGAGTGA
- a CDS encoding peptide chain release factor 3 — translation MPAAAPERITHEVKRRRTFAIISHPDAGKTTLTEKLLLFSGAIQIAGSVKARKATRHATSDWMEIEKQRGISVASSVMQMEYRGCVINLLDTPGHQDFSEDTYRVLTAVDAALMVIDAANGVEPQTRRLLQVCRARNTPILTFVNKMDREVKEPLALMDEIERELGMTVVPFTWPVGMAKFFGGVLDLRRDQMRVFAPGEDRVAGTEEVIDGLGNPQLAERFGGPYEQAAGEIELVREAAPAFDEAAFLAGQQTPMFFGSAVNNFGVQEVLDALVDLAPQPGAKPAIQRSVQPTEPKLTGVVFKIQANMDPAHRDRIAFVRVASGHFERGMRLKVSRSGKELRPNSVVTFMSQKRELLEEAFAGDIIGIPNHGVLQLGDTLTEGEVLQFTGLPFFAPEMFRSVEVADPLKTKQLRAGLTQLGEEGAIQVFRPVAGSVLLLGAVGQLQFEVVAHRLEHEYGCKARVMPARYNVARWVTCDEPKELQRFIDGNAHRVALDAVDAPCVLLEYAGELRAMQENWPKIRFHALREHAGLVFQKQLEG, via the coding sequence ATGCCCGCCGCCGCCCCCGAGCGCATCACCCACGAGGTGAAGCGCCGCCGCACCTTTGCCATCATCAGCCACCCCGACGCGGGCAAGACCACGCTCACCGAGAAGCTGCTGCTGTTCAGCGGCGCGATCCAGATCGCCGGCTCGGTGAAGGCGCGCAAGGCCACACGGCACGCAACCTCGGACTGGATGGAGATCGAGAAGCAGCGCGGTATCTCGGTGGCGAGCTCGGTGATGCAGATGGAGTACCGCGGCTGCGTCATCAACCTGCTCGACACGCCGGGCCATCAGGACTTTTCCGAGGACACCTACCGCGTGCTCACCGCGGTGGACGCGGCGCTGATGGTGATCGACGCCGCCAACGGCGTGGAGCCGCAGACGCGGCGCCTCCTGCAGGTGTGCCGGGCGCGGAACACGCCCATCCTCACCTTCGTCAACAAGATGGACCGCGAGGTGAAGGAACCGCTGGCGCTGATGGACGAGATCGAGCGCGAGCTGGGCATGACAGTGGTGCCCTTCACCTGGCCCGTGGGCATGGCCAAGTTCTTCGGCGGCGTGCTCGACCTTCGCCGCGACCAGATGCGCGTGTTCGCGCCTGGCGAGGACCGCGTGGCGGGCACGGAAGAGGTGATCGACGGCCTTGGTAATCCGCAGCTGGCCGAGCGCTTCGGCGGCCCGTACGAGCAGGCGGCCGGCGAGATCGAGCTGGTGCGCGAGGCCGCGCCGGCCTTCGACGAGGCGGCTTTCCTGGCGGGCCAGCAGACGCCGATGTTCTTTGGCTCGGCCGTCAACAACTTCGGCGTGCAGGAGGTGCTCGACGCGCTGGTGGACCTGGCCCCGCAGCCCGGCGCCAAGCCCGCCATCCAGCGCAGCGTGCAGCCCACCGAGCCCAAGCTCACGGGCGTGGTGTTCAAGATCCAGGCCAACATGGACCCGGCGCACCGCGACCGCATCGCCTTCGTGCGCGTGGCCAGCGGCCACTTCGAGCGCGGCATGCGGCTGAAGGTGTCGCGCAGCGGCAAGGAGCTGCGGCCGAACTCGGTGGTCACCTTCATGAGCCAGAAGCGCGAACTGCTGGAGGAGGCCTTCGCCGGCGACATCATCGGCATCCCCAACCACGGCGTGCTGCAGCTTGGCGACACGCTCACCGAGGGCGAGGTGCTGCAGTTCACAGGGCTGCCGTTCTTCGCGCCCGAGATGTTCCGCTCGGTGGAGGTGGCCGATCCGCTGAAGACCAAACAGCTGCGCGCCGGCCTCACGCAGCTGGGCGAGGAGGGCGCGATCCAGGTCTTCCGCCCGGTGGCCGGCAGCGTGCTGCTGCTGGGCGCGGTGGGGCAGCTGCAGTTCGAGGTGGTGGCGCACCGGCTGGAGCACGAGTACGGCTGCAAGGCGCGCGTGATGCCGGCGCGCTACAACGTCGCGCGCTGGGTGACGTGTGACGAACCCAAGGAGCTTCAGCGCTTCATCGACGGCAACGCCCACCGCGTGGCGCTGGATGCCGTGGACGCACCCTGCGTGCTGCTGGAGTACGCAGGCGAGCTGCGTGCCATGCAGGAGAACTGGCCGAAGATCAGGTTCCACGCCCTGCGCGAGCACGCGGGTTTGGTGTTCCAGAAGCAGCTGGAGGGCTAG
- a CDS encoding response regulator transcription factor, producing MPQSLQNKRILIAEDEPEIAAILQAFFAREQAQVLISPNGADAIQAAQHWRPDLVLLDIHLPQRDGLSVLAEWRGRGGAPVIIVTAMGEDVDRLLGFRLGCDDYVVKPFNPLEVVARAKAVLQRGATVAQPPSRLHLGGLSIDLEAHTATLHGAALNLTPTEFRLLRLLAERAGRLVTRSQLVEIAMGEDAFDKSVNPHISRLRQKLEDGGTPGQRPQLRLVSVQREGYRLDVIEAA from the coding sequence TTGCCGCAGAGCCTGCAGAACAAGCGCATCCTGATCGCCGAGGACGAGCCCGAGATCGCGGCCATCCTGCAGGCCTTCTTTGCCCGCGAGCAGGCGCAGGTGCTGATCTCGCCCAATGGCGCTGATGCGATCCAGGCCGCCCAGCACTGGCGCCCTGACCTGGTCTTGCTCGACATCCACTTGCCGCAGCGCGACGGCCTGTCAGTGCTGGCCGAATGGCGCGGCCGCGGGGGGGCCCCCGTCATCATCGTCACCGCGATGGGCGAGGATGTCGACCGCTTGCTCGGCTTTCGCCTGGGGTGCGATGACTACGTGGTCAAGCCCTTCAACCCCTTGGAGGTGGTGGCACGGGCCAAGGCCGTTCTGCAGCGCGGGGCGACTGTGGCGCAGCCACCGAGCCGTCTGCACCTGGGCGGCCTGAGCATCGACCTGGAAGCGCACACGGCCACGCTGCACGGTGCGGCCCTGAATCTCACGCCCACTGAATTCAGGCTGCTGCGCCTGCTGGCCGAACGTGCCGGCAGGCTGGTCACACGCAGCCAGTTGGTGGAAATCGCGATGGGTGAAGACGCTTTCGACAAGTCGGTCAACCCGCACATCAGCCGGCTGCGGCAGAAGCTGGAAGACGGCGGCACGCCCGGGCAGCGCCCGCAGCTGCGGCTGGTGAGCGTGCAGCGCGAAGGCTACCGGCTGGACGTGATCGAAGCCGCCTGA